Genomic DNA from Streptomyces venezuelae:
ACCTCCTGGTCGAAGCGGGCGCGGGCCCCGTCCGGTACGGCGGTGACCGTGCAGCGCATCCAGCCGTCCAGGTCGCCGGTCATGCCGATCTCCAAAATCCCGGCGGTGGGGTCGTTGCGCCGCTCGTGTGCGGTGACCCGCAGGTCGTACGGGAGGAAGGACCGGAACCGGAGGGCACCGCTGCGGCCGCCGACCGGTGTCACCTCGCGCACCTGCGGCCACCACTGCGGATAGTCCTCGATCCGTTCCAGGGCGGCGAAGACATCGGCGGGCGCCGCGGGGAGTTCCCAGACGCCGCGGAAGCGGTAGTGGCACCAGTCCATGGCGGGCAGTCTGCCGGACGCACCGGGACCCGTACCCGATCTGAGTACGTTCTGAGTATCCGCGCCCATGCCGCGCGGTGTGCCGCGGACCACACTCCCTGGCATGACGAACATTCCGCCTCCTGCCGAGGAGCTCCGCATCCTCGACTGGGAGCTGCGCCAACTGGAGTCGCGCAGAACGCAGTTGCTGCAGCGCCGGGCCTGGCTGCTCGGCGTCCTGCGCGCGGCGGGCCCGGCCGGGCCGCCCCCTCGCCCGACCGGGCCGCCCGCCCCCGACGCCGCGCCGCCGAGCGTCCAGAACGTCCTGCTCGCGCTGGGCGGTGCGCTCCTGACCATCGCGGCGATCGCGTTCACGGTGGTGAGCTGGGGCCACTTGGGGATCGGCGGCCGGAGCGCGGTCCTGGGCGCGGTGACGCTCGCGGCGCTCGGCACGCCCGCGTTCCTGCTGCGCCGCTCGCTGCGCTCGACGGCGGAGGCGGTGGCGGGCCTCGGTCTGGCGCTGACGGTCCTCGACGCGTACGCGCTGCGCTACCTCGCGCTCCCGGACGTGAGCGCCTTCGGGTACGCGGCCGCCACCTCGGCGGTCCTTGCCGCGGTCTGGTCCGGGTACGGGCTGCTGCTCCGGGGACTGCGCCTGCCGCTGCCGTTCGCGATCGTGGCGGCGCAGCTTCCCCTGATCCTGTGGGCGGGCGCCGCGCACGCCGATACGTATGTGATGACGGCCGCGCTGCTCGTGACGGCGGCCTTCGACACGGCGCTCGCGCTCTGGGCGGGCATCCGTTCGGTGCGGGCCGCCGCCACGGCCGGCGCGTGTGTGCTGGGTCTGTGGGGTGCGGCGAGCGCCGGCTGGCTCTCCGTGCAGGCGTCGGCTCCCGGTGGGGCGGCCCGCGCGGGCGTGCTGCTGCTGTTCGCCGCCGGGGTCGCGCTGGTGGCCGCATGGCGGGCGAAGGGTGCCGAGGTGACGAGCGGTGCGGCCGGTGCGTGCGGACTGCTCGTGGTGGGCGCGTCGGGCGGGATGCTGCGGACCGCACTTCCTGCCGCGTGGACGGTGCCGGCGTATCTGGCGTGCGGCGTGGCGCTGTTGGCCGTGGTCCGCACCTCGCTGCCGTGGGCGCTGCGGCGCGGGGTCCTCGCGGCGTCGGCCGCGGTGCAGGGGCTCGCGGTGCTGTGGGCGCTGCCGGTCGCGGCGATCGCCCTGCTGGGCCCGTTCGGCTGGGGGACCCGCGTCTGGTCGGGTGCACCGGGTGATGCCCGGGACGCGCTGCTGCTCGAACTGCCGCTCGCTTACCCGCTCCTGGCCCCGCTGGTGCTCGGCGCCGTCGCCGCCGTCCTCGCCGTGACGGCCGGGCCGTTGGGCGAGTCGGCGCGGCGGGCCGCACGGTACGGCGCGCCGGTGCTCCTGTGGTCCGCGTTCGTTGCGCTGCCCGCCGCGCTCCGCCTGCCGTACGGCGCCGGGGTGGTGGCTCAGCTGATGGCGACCGCCGCC
This window encodes:
- a CDS encoding SRPBCC family protein; translated protein: MDWCHYRFRGVWELPAAPADVFAALERIEDYPQWWPQVREVTPVGGRSGALRFRSFLPYDLRVTAHERRNDPTAGILEIGMTGDLDGWMRCTVTAVPDGARARFDQEVEVRKPLMRRLAVPGRPLFRLNHALMMRAGRRGLAARLRAV
- a CDS encoding SCO7613 C-terminal domain-containing membrane protein, whose translation is MTNIPPPAEELRILDWELRQLESRRTQLLQRRAWLLGVLRAAGPAGPPPRPTGPPAPDAAPPSVQNVLLALGGALLTIAAIAFTVVSWGHLGIGGRSAVLGAVTLAALGTPAFLLRRSLRSTAEAVAGLGLALTVLDAYALRYLALPDVSAFGYAAATSAVLAAVWSGYGLLLRGLRLPLPFAIVAAQLPLILWAGAAHADTYVMTAALLVTAAFDTALALWAGIRSVRAAATAGACVLGLWGAASAGWLSVQASAPGGAARAGVLLLFAAGVALVAAWRAKGAEVTSGAAGACGLLVVGASGGMLRTALPAAWTVPAYLACGVALLAVVRTSLPWALRRGVLAASAAVQGLAVLWALPVAAIALLGPFGWGTRVWSGAPGDARDALLLELPLAYPLLAPLVLGAVAAVLAVTAGPLGESARRAARYGAPVLLWSAFVALPAALRLPYGAGVVAQLMATAALLAVAARAASAVPAVTASVLALGSSASVAFLSLATETATLTTLGVLTALHLAACVRPVRTGAPAPGTAALAACAASAAALALVCASGAAWGLRPEHIGLLSLTVPALAAAATARLGTHPLTPPVEIMAAVSGAVAVVLAAGDAPVLSLVLALCGVIASGTALRADRHAVGYAAGVLFVLASWVRLVSWEVSAPEAYTLPVTVPALLIGWLRRRRDPAVSSWTAYGPGLAVTLLPSLAAAWGDAHWQRPLLLGTAALALTLAGAHYRLRAPLVLGGAVLALDALHELAPYIVQVVDALPRWLPPALAGLLLLAVGATYEQRLRDARRFRNVLNRMH